GGCTGAATTTATCAAAGACAACGTTACTAAACCTGTTGTATCTTATATTGCGGGCGTAACCGCTCCGGAAGGTAAGCGCATGGGTCACGCTGGTGCGATTATCGCAGGTGGTAAAGGTACTGCTGATGATAAATTTAAAGCGCTTGAAGCTGCCGGTGTGAAAACCGTTCGCTCATTAGCTGATATCGGCAAAGGACTACGTGAAATTACTGGTTGGTAATTTAGTCGTGATCTAAAAATGCGATATAAAAACCCCATCAAATTTAAAACTTGATGGGGTTTTTTAATGCAAATTTTCCAGCTGATAATTATTATCCGCTCTTCTTGGGTTAGCTAGCAGCAGCCTATCTATTGGTCGAAAAGATCTATTTAGTGCAGATTGCTTTGCTTAAAACGGGATGCTAATGCCTTACCATCACAGCTGACTGATATTTGGTAGTTGAGCGTCAATCCGGGTTATAAGCACCTTAACAAATTCTTTATAACCTATCTTAGGGCTGGCGATTATTTTTTACCTTTGATTTACTTAACTGACAAATTGTGTGTTTCTATTAATTTGGAGGGGCGTTGCCATATTAGTAAAAAGTCATTTAATACAATTACTTATGCAGTAGTAAAAGCGTGCTGTTAATGACTTTTAATTTTCATCTTTGTAAATGAAATGTATCTTTAAAGTGCTGAATACGTATGCATAAAGTTGAGTGTGTAGCTGTTATAACGATATTATCCGCTGGATTTTAAAACAGTGTTAATTACTCGTCTAAAAAAATGAAAATGGATTAACACTTTTTCACCAGTAAACCGGGACACACACATATGAAAAACTTTAAGCCCAATTTAATTAAAACTGCACTGATTGCCAGCGGTTTCGCATTCGGTGCAACAGCACCTGTCGCTTTGGCTCAAGATGCTCAAGCCGACGATGTCGAAGTCATTTCAGTACAAGGGATCAGAGGCTCTTTGATTAGAGCTCAAGCGGTGAAAATGGATAACTCATCTATTGTTGAGGCAATTTCTGCTGAAGATATCGGTAAATTACCTGACTCATCTATTGCCGAGTCTTTAGCACGTTTACCTGGTATGGCAGGAGAGCGCGTTGGCGGACGTACTTCAGGTATTTCAGTTCGTGGCTTTAAAGAAGATTTCACCGGTACTTCACTGAATGGCCGTGAGCTTATTGGTATTGGTGATAACCGTGGGGTTGAATACGATTTGTATCCGTCTGAGATTATGACGGGTGCAACCATTTATAAAACCATGGATGCTAGCCTTTTAGTGCAAGGTATTGGTGGTACGGTTGATTTACAAACAGTGCGTCCTTTGCAGGCGAGTGAAACCCTCACTTTAAATGGTAACTACGAACTAAGCGGCCGTGATTCAGATAACCCAGAATTTGATAACACCGGTAAGCGTTTCTCATTATCATTCGTTGAAAAATTTGCTGACGACACTATAGGTTTAGCTGTTGCCTTAGCTACCACAGAATCCCCTAATAATCAGCGTAAATACGGCGTGTGGGGCTACAATGATAACGGTGAAGGGGCAATATTGCCCAGCGGTTTGGACTCACAATCTATCAGTACCGTGCTGGAGCGCGACACGATTTCTGTAGTGTTGCAGTTTCAACCGAATGATAACTTAGACATAGTGGTCGATGCCCTTAACATCGATTATTCCGATTCTGGTGTGTTACGTGGTTTTATCGAACCGTTTTCGTCTGACAATGTAACTGGTACTGGAACCAATTCGACGGGTACACAAATTGAGTCTAACCCAGTTTTAAGGACGGATCCGCTACAAAAAGACGGTGATTTAAAAGTTTACGGTTTAAATGTTGAGTATCAACTAGATGAAAACTGGAAAGTTGAACTGGATGCAGCCCGCAGCAAGTCAACTAAGCATGATTTACGTGGTGAGTCATATGCTGGTTTAGCCCGCTCAGGTACTTTGACCAATGATCAACTAGGCTCGCGTGAATTTGTGATGAGCTCAGATGGGGTTTTCTTCACTGACTCCAGCGGTCTAGACGCTTTTTCTGATCCTAATGCTTTACAGCTTACGGGTCCTCAAGTCTGGGGTGGCGGTATGGCCAACTTGGCTGAGCAATTTGAAACTGATGTTTTACAGGCTAATGGTCAACCGTACAGCTATTTTAACGCCCAAGATGGCTTCTTAAATTATGCTGATTTCAGCGAAGAGTTGACCACAGTACGCTTTGAAGTAGAAGGCTTTATCGATGGTGAAATCTTCAGTACGGTGACCGCTGGTGTCAATTACAGCGACCGCTATAAAGATAAGGTAAACAAAGGCTTTTTCGCCACATCAAGTGCTTACCCCGCATCAACAGGTATTCCGGCTGAGTATGTGTATGGTTTGGCAGATTTGACTTGGGCGGGTTTAGGTCATGTTGTCGCCTATGATGGCTTTGCTCCTTATAATGACGGTACTTATTCTCTTAACGATGCGGGCTTGCTTGAGCCGGACCGCCTAGGTGATACCTATGTTGTTGAAGAAGAAGTCTTAACACTATACGCAAAAGCGGATTTTGCTACAGAAGTAGGTGGCTTCCCTGTATCGGGTAATATAGGTTTCCAATATGTACAAACTGACCAATCTTCTAGTGGTTATATTGGTGTTGTAGGCGCTAATTTCAAAGTCTGTGATGCCAACGATGATGGCCAGGTTGATGCAGGATGTTTGACTGAAATGAGCACCGATTATAGTCACTTCTTGCCAAGTGTGAACGTCAGTGTTGAGGTCAATGACAATCAATTTGTGCGCCTAGCAGCGAATAAATCAATCAGCCGTGCTCGAATTGACCAGATGAAAGCGTCAGGTTTTGTGAAGTTTGAGCAAAATATTGACCTAATCACTATTCCTAATTCTGAAGCGGCAGTTAACACCTATGGTTCGCCGTGGTCTAAATTTGCAGGGAATCCAATGCTGCGTCCGCTGGAAGCCAACAACTTTGATATTTCCTTTGAAAATTATTTTGAAGATGAAGGTTATGTATCTGTTGCGCTGTTTTATAAAGACTTGGTGAATTTGACGCGGGAATCATCTGTAGGCAATGCTCTGATTAACTTCCGTAATGATGTCACTAATGACGGTGCGGATTATTTTATACCGGGTTTCCACGACCGCGTGATTGACCAAGATGGCACCTATGGTCCGGCAGATGTAGCTTATGCTGAGGGCGATATCGCTACGCCACCAGATTTTGGTAATTACTCGTTCTTTGAAGACGGATTAAAAGGTGATGTGCAAGGTCTTGAATTAACCGCTAATATCCCATTTAATATGTTCTCAGATACGTTAGATGGGTTTGGTATCGCTGCATCAGCTACTTTCATTGATGCTAAATTGGATGACGGCTCAAAAATCGCAGGTCAGTCTGACGAAACCTTATCTATTACCGCATACTATGCGATGGAAGGGTTTGAGATACGGGTTGCAGCAACTGACCGTTCTGAGTTCTTGACCTATGAGCGCAGTGGTTCGAACAAGATTGGCGAAGCTACTCGTGACGGGGTTACTCTTGTTGATGCACAAATCAGTTACGATTTTGCAGACAGCGACAATGAATACCTGCAAGGGTTACGAGTTTCATTGCAAGGCACTAATCTAACTGACGAAGATGAAGAAACCGTTGATGACAATGGTATTGTCACCACTCGTCGTCAATTTGGTCCTTCTTATATGTTGAACTTTAACTACTCTTTTTATTAAGCTGTAGTTAAGCAAAAAGGCCCCTCAGCAAAGCGCTGTTGGGGCCTTTTTTATGCTTAAATGCAGGCTCGTTAGATGGAATAAAATAAGACTAAATAACCCCATATTCCCGCCCAGGCAAACCGCTATTACTCATGTAGACAATCTACTCTTGTAATGAGCTGATTGTTAACCTTGCGTAAGCTGCTACTAATAAGTTGTTATTTTACCTTTAACTTTCTTTGTTATTGGCCCACGCTATAGATTGCTCAAGCTTTGTACAAGATTATTACAAAGATGAATTCCTACTCTATTCGATATTCTAAGGACATGTGTACACCATGATTCAATATATATATGCCAGTGATTTTGCCGATGAACTTAAATCAGAGGATTTTGAAGCTATACTCAAATCAGCGGTAACGAAAAATAGGGGGCTTGGGATTACTGGAATGATGGTGGTAATTAATCAACACATATTTCAAGTCATTGAAGGTCCCGAGCATAATGTGCTGTCTTTGATGGAATCTATCAAAGCGGATAGGCGGCATCAAAATATACGGGTAATTGGGGTAAATTCCATTGTCACGCGGGACTATTCTGATTGGTCCATGGGTTTTACTAGCAGTTGGCAAGGGAAGCAGTTAGATGATATTAAATCCGTGCTTCTGCAATTTGCCCAGAACAACACTTTCAGCCAGCAACACGCTGATAGCTTAAGAATGCTAATGCGCTCTTTACGACCGGTACTACTTTAGAAGCTAAGGAATTCATAGTGTTGCTATACCCGATGGGAATGATTGATTAACCCTCAATTTTTTAGCGGGTTTTCTGCGCTGCCAACATATAGTTAACCTTAGTTGAATTCACCAGTTTCATATTACGTTTATAAGGATTAACTGAAACACCTGTTGTTGCAAAAACCTTGAAATTATTATTGTTTAGAATAGTGGCTAACTCTTCCGGTTTCACCAGTTTTTTGTAGTGGTGGGTGCCTTTGGGTAAAAGCCTAGTAATATACTCAGCACCGATTATTGCTACCATAAAGGCTAACCAGTTTCTGTTAATTGAGGCGATAAAATGAATCCCGCCGGTTTTGACCACGCTGTTGCAGGCGGCCATAAATGTATCGACGCATGCAACATGTTCAACTACTTCCATGTTAAAAACCACATCAAATGTCATCCCCGAGGCGGCAATTTGCTCAATAGTTGTCAGTTGATAATCAATATTTAAGCCACTTTCTTGAGCGTGGATCTTAGCGATTTGAATATTCTTCTCCACCACATCCACAGCTGTGACTTGTGCGCCTGACCTAGCCAATGCTTCACTTAAAATACCTCCTCCGCAACCCACATCAAGTACCTTCAATCCTTTAAGGGGCTGCTCAGAGGGATAGATATTAGATAATTGCAAAATAATCCACTGCATGCGAAGTTCATTGAGTATGTGTAATGGCCAAAAAGGCCCTTGTTTATCCCACCAGGTTGATGAGAGCTTCTCGTAGTAAGCCACCTCTACAGGGTCAATGGTGATGGATTTAAGTGAAGCCATACTGGTTTCCAAAAATGCTAAAATATTCATTTATATACTGACATCTTACGGATGAGGTTCATATTGATAGTTTTGCTTTAAATAATACAGCGAATAGCTTTTTAGCGGAAATGCTGGTGAGAGGTATACTTCGCGAATGGGCGGGGAATTGTAACTGTCTTTTAACGTTTTGAAAAAACACTCAGCATATTTTAGCCTAGTTAATGTGATATATTTTGCTAGTAATTCTGCTTTGCTCATCCTAGTGAATAAAGCTGTTTCGGCTATTGTATTCTTAGTGGCGAAGACTAAAATACGCAGCCAAATTCCCGCAAGTACGATGTATTATGATATTTCATTATTTTCTGATTAGTTTAGCTGGGTTAGCGTTGCTCGGTGTGGTGCTCGAAGAGCTAACTCACGTTAATAAAGCTAAAGTAACCTTGTTCTTTGGTACCCTCGCATGGATTAGTTTGTTTGTCTTCGCCCAAACGGGTGCTGATCGCGAGCTTATCAATCATAGCCTACGAGAAAATTTGGCCGATATCTCTTCCTTATGGTTGTTTCTAGTTGCGGCCATGACGTTCGTCGCATATCTAAATAAAAAAGGATTCATCGAAAGTCTATTGCATAAGGTCATGCCTGAGGCCATCAGCGAGCGTAAATTACTATTTTTCACTGCGATATTTAGTTTTCTGTTCTCGTCTCTGGCAGATAATATTACGGCTACCTTGGTCGCTATAACCTTAGTCTTGTCACTCAGTTTGCCGCCCAACAAAACTATGCGATTTGCAGTATTAGTGGTGTTTGCGGTGAACTCTGGTGGTGTGTCTCTGATTACCGGTGATGTCACCACCTTAATGATATTTTTAGCTGATAAAGTGAGTATTTTAAATCTTTTTTGGCTGTCTGTTCCCTCGTTTGTTGCGGTATTAGTGCTTGCGGGACTGCTTAGTATTGGCATGAATGGCAGGGTTAGAATAAAGCAAAATCGGCGCGAAATTCGTACGTTAGATTATTGGATAGCTGGGATCTTTCTCATCACTATTATTTTCACTATATGTGCAAACGTGTTGTTTACCATCCCCCCGGTGTTAAGTTTCTTAGCGGGTTTATCGATAATGTTTTTAGTTGCGCATTGGTTCAATGATAACAATGAGCAGGACCCTATACTCGAATATATTCGTTACATAGAATTTGATACCTTATTATTTTTTCTAGGTATTTTATTGTTAGTCGGCATGTTGGAGCAAATACATGCACTCGATTTTCTAGTCCAATTATATGAGCATCTTCCGCCTGTCTATGCCAATTATCTTATGGGTATAACATCGGCGGTGGTAGACAATGTGCCGTTAACCGCTGCACTACTCAAAACGGACATCCACATGGAATTGACCTCTTGGCTGAGCTTGACCTATGCGGTTGGCGTAGGTGGCTCTTTGCTGGTTATCGGCTCGGCTGCTGGTATTGTCACCATGAGTAAAGTGCAGGGTTTAAGCTTCGTCCGCTACGCAAAATACAGTCTTCTGCTGTTACTGGCTTATACCCTAGGGTATTTCTTGGTGCTAGGGCTAGGTTATGTAATCTGAGTTGAGGTTACATGCCTAAGAGATAGGCCATTTTGTAGCTAGTGCTATCTATTGTTGCTGCATAGCGCCATACTGATAATGCTACGCATTGATTTGGCCGTTTGAATCAAGGTCGATGCATAGTTCTATGGCCCTTAGTTAGCTCCAACTGACTTGAGGATTAACTAATTGCATCAAGAGGAAAGTATTATGAGTAAAGGCCAAGACAGTAAAAAAAATGACAAAAAGAAACCACTATTAACTGCAAAAGAAAAGAAAGCAGCTAAAGCCTCGAAAAAGGCCACAAAAAACGTCTTAGGTAATAGTGTTTAACTGATTCAACTAACAATGGCCATCAGGTTTTCTTGATGGCCTTCATTTTTTTGCTTCGTGCAAAGCAAGTTAATTGGGCGGATTTGGCGTAAATAATTGTCGTGTCTGATAAGCTAAAAACCCTCGGCCCGCTTAAGCGCTAAATATTAGTCCATACCTGCTCATCTGCTTCCCCTTGAATGATGAAAGCATCTTTATCTGCACTGATCCGCTTACCTATTTCGTTGAGGCGCTTGCGGTTACTTTCACTCAATTCGCGTTTATCTAATTCGTTAAATATTCTAAGTGTTTTAGCATCCTTATGTTCTGGTAGGGATGATTCAACTAAACCTTGCAGTAAGTTTAAGCCAAAGGCCGCCTCTCTTGGGAAAAGAATATATGCTTGATAAAAATAGCTAACGGATTCTTCGAAACGCTTTTGACTGTGCATTTCCAGCCCTTGCTTATTAAATTTAAGGGCTCGAGGACGGCGTTCGCCCATTTCTTGTTCTCGCTGGCCCACCGCAATAGTGGATATGGTTTTGTCAGTCAAGTCTTCCATGTCCTGCACTTTACGTTCGGTGTCATACAAAATTTGTGCGGCCCGGACATCATCCCCGATACTAAACCAAGCTTTTACAGCATCAGTCATTGTTGGCACATCCGCCAAACTGAAGTCTTTCAAATCCATTTCCGCAAGAAGAGCATGGGCTTTATCTTGCTCTCCTTCGGTAATGGCCACCAATATATTTATGATGTCTCTTTTAAGGACCAAGTTCTCTTCCAAATAACCTCTGCCAGCACTGCCGATAAGAAAGCGCGCAACTTGAATTGGCTTATCTCGTTCATTGTTTGGAGCAGACTCAGCGATAGCTAAATAGCAACGAGCAAGTTCCAGTGATAGCTCCGCATATTTATCTCTAACATGTTTACTGCTCGCACGCTTTCGCTCTAACATGTCAATCGCCTTGTCCATTTTATTTTGGATGTAATATACGTTGGCTTTTAATTTTGCGGCGGACATGGATAAACTACTTTCTTGAATCAAATCTATATACTCTTCCGCTTCTTCATATTCTTTGCGACCCACGCAAATTCTAGCGAGCCATTCACAGGCTTTGTCATTGGTTAAATGGGTGCCAAGCATTTCCTTTAAAAGCTCTTCACTTATTTCTATTTTACCGGCTAAATATTGCGCATGAATTACCCCCCATTTTGCCCAAATAACGTTGGCGGAGCTCTTTAATACGCCTTCGTATAAGGATGACGCGTCATCAAATCGTTGCATCTTCAATAATAAACGGGCTCTTAATTTTAATAAGGATGTCCGGGATTT
Above is a window of Aliiglaciecola sp. LCG003 DNA encoding:
- a CDS encoding TonB-dependent receptor codes for the protein MKNFKPNLIKTALIASGFAFGATAPVALAQDAQADDVEVISVQGIRGSLIRAQAVKMDNSSIVEAISAEDIGKLPDSSIAESLARLPGMAGERVGGRTSGISVRGFKEDFTGTSLNGRELIGIGDNRGVEYDLYPSEIMTGATIYKTMDASLLVQGIGGTVDLQTVRPLQASETLTLNGNYELSGRDSDNPEFDNTGKRFSLSFVEKFADDTIGLAVALATTESPNNQRKYGVWGYNDNGEGAILPSGLDSQSISTVLERDTISVVLQFQPNDNLDIVVDALNIDYSDSGVLRGFIEPFSSDNVTGTGTNSTGTQIESNPVLRTDPLQKDGDLKVYGLNVEYQLDENWKVELDAARSKSTKHDLRGESYAGLARSGTLTNDQLGSREFVMSSDGVFFTDSSGLDAFSDPNALQLTGPQVWGGGMANLAEQFETDVLQANGQPYSYFNAQDGFLNYADFSEELTTVRFEVEGFIDGEIFSTVTAGVNYSDRYKDKVNKGFFATSSAYPASTGIPAEYVYGLADLTWAGLGHVVAYDGFAPYNDGTYSLNDAGLLEPDRLGDTYVVEEEVLTLYAKADFATEVGGFPVSGNIGFQYVQTDQSSSGYIGVVGANFKVCDANDDGQVDAGCLTEMSTDYSHFLPSVNVSVEVNDNQFVRLAANKSISRARIDQMKASGFVKFEQNIDLITIPNSEAAVNTYGSPWSKFAGNPMLRPLEANNFDISFENYFEDEGYVSVALFYKDLVNLTRESSVGNALINFRNDVTNDGADYFIPGFHDRVIDQDGTYGPADVAYAEGDIATPPDFGNYSFFEDGLKGDVQGLELTANIPFNMFSDTLDGFGIAASATFIDAKLDDGSKIAGQSDETLSITAYYAMEGFEIRVAATDRSEFLTYERSGSNKIGEATRDGVTLVDAQISYDFADSDNEYLQGLRVSLQGTNLTDEDEETVDDNGIVTTRRQFGPSYMLNFNYSFY
- the nhaD gene encoding sodium:proton antiporter NhaD; this encodes MIFHYFLISLAGLALLGVVLEELTHVNKAKVTLFFGTLAWISLFVFAQTGADRELINHSLRENLADISSLWLFLVAAMTFVAYLNKKGFIESLLHKVMPEAISERKLLFFTAIFSFLFSSLADNITATLVAITLVLSLSLPPNKTMRFAVLVVFAVNSGGVSLITGDVTTLMIFLADKVSILNLFWLSVPSFVAVLVLAGLLSIGMNGRVRIKQNRREIRTLDYWIAGIFLITIIFTICANVLFTIPPVLSFLAGLSIMFLVAHWFNDNNEQDPILEYIRYIEFDTLLFFLGILLLVGMLEQIHALDFLVQLYEHLPPVYANYLMGITSAVVDNVPLTAALLKTDIHMELTSWLSLTYAVGVGGSLLVIGSAAGIVTMSKVQGLSFVRYAKYSLLLLLAYTLGYFLVLGLGYVI
- a CDS encoding BLUF domain-containing protein, which gives rise to MIQYIYASDFADELKSEDFEAILKSAVTKNRGLGITGMMVVINQHIFQVIEGPEHNVLSLMESIKADRRHQNIRVIGVNSIVTRDYSDWSMGFTSSWQGKQLDDIKSVLLQFAQNNTFSQQHADSLRMLMRSLRPVLL
- a CDS encoding response regulator, with protein sequence MRKLNIAIVEDNGMARILLRNHLIDMGFMDIACYSHGRELKRVMKNRQFDLILMDFHLGNNKNGVEIIQDLNRDKLLSYTTSLIFVTSDRLPLIIGQIVDIHPDDLVVKPYTIGILDKTIRNTLKIRKHCLPILRLMDQQKWSKALHELDRITALNLLPKSRTSLLKLRARLLLKMQRFDDASSLYEGVLKSSANVIWAKWGVIHAQYLAGKIEISEELLKEMLGTHLTNDKACEWLARICVGRKEYEEAEEYIDLIQESSLSMSAAKLKANVYYIQNKMDKAIDMLERKRASSKHVRDKYAELSLELARCYLAIAESAPNNERDKPIQVARFLIGSAGRGYLEENLVLKRDIINILVAITEGEQDKAHALLAEMDLKDFSLADVPTMTDAVKAWFSIGDDVRAAQILYDTERKVQDMEDLTDKTISTIAVGQREQEMGERRPRALKFNKQGLEMHSQKRFEESVSYFYQAYILFPREAAFGLNLLQGLVESSLPEHKDAKTLRIFNELDKRELSESNRKRLNEIGKRISADKDAFIIQGEADEQVWTNI
- the ubiG gene encoding bifunctional 2-polyprenyl-6-hydroxyphenol methylase/3-demethylubiquinol 3-O-methyltransferase UbiG yields the protein MASLKSITIDPVEVAYYEKLSSTWWDKQGPFWPLHILNELRMQWIILQLSNIYPSEQPLKGLKVLDVGCGGGILSEALARSGAQVTAVDVVEKNIQIAKIHAQESGLNIDYQLTTIEQIAASGMTFDVVFNMEVVEHVACVDTFMAACNSVVKTGGIHFIASINRNWLAFMVAIIGAEYITRLLPKGTHHYKKLVKPEELATILNNNNFKVFATTGVSVNPYKRNMKLVNSTKVNYMLAAQKTR